A DNA window from Hydra vulgaris chromosome 13, alternate assembly HydraT2T_AEP contains the following coding sequences:
- the LOC136090047 gene encoding THAP domain-containing protein 1-like, giving the protein MKNDDRAFHKFPINNRELCKRWIVAIKRETFVPTEHSRICSDHFLPSDYSILDFNNKPKLKPFSVPSVIIDSKPKVKRKFSSISPQKNKKRLIKKVSETGSHHHIDFNSDISDNNNVAANSNEIYINSVILKTTESIDCQVDIDRSFNIIESSNKIINDDTIISKSTLSTKASPTKAKLKAKIKILKQKLRRKEKKKIH; this is encoded by the coding sequence ATGAAAAACGACGACAGAGCATTTCATAAATTTCCAATTAATAATAGGGAACTCTGTAAAAGGTGGATTGTTGCTATAAAACGTGAAACATTTGTTCCTACTGAGCACAGCCGCATATGTAGTGATCACTTTTTACCTTCAGATTACAGTATACTTGATTTTAATAACAAGCctaaattaaaacctttttctgTGCCATCTGTTATTATTGATTCAAAACCAAAagtcaaaagaaagtttagtTCTATATCgccacaaaaaaataaaaagagactcattaaaaaagtttcagaaaCAGGCAGTCACCATCACATCGATTTCAATTCGGATATAAGTGATAACAATAATGTTGCTGCTAATAGTAacgaaatttatattaatagtgttattttaaaaacaacagaGAGTATTGATTGCCAGGTGGATATAGATAGAAGCTTTAATATTATCGAAAGtagtaacaaaattattaatgatgatactattatttctaaaagtacATTATCGACTAAGGCAAGTCCAACTAAAGCTAAATTAAaggcaaaaattaaaattcttaaacaaaagttgcgacgaaaagaaaaaaaaaaaattcattaa